The region CCTCTTCAGGGCTTATTTCTTTGTTTCCCTCATTCCACACCGAGACAAAGATATGAATAAAATAAGGGATAAATGTCTTAAGTAAATTCTTTATCCTTTCAATCTCGCCTTTTTTTGGGATTATCCCTGAATTATAAGCAAGTTCCTCCAGCAATAACCCTGCCTCATCATCTTTTAGTAAAGGGACATTTACCTTTTCAAAATTGGAGAGTATCTTTAACCCTTTATTCCCAGAAATTCTGTCTTCTGCTTCACTACTGGCGATAATAAATCTTATTTTGGGGAGATTAAAGAAATTACAAAAGCCATTATCAAAATCCTTAAGGGCTTTATTTTCTTTGAGATTCCTTAAAAATTCAGCAAATTCATCCACCAGGAGCAAATGGTGTTTATCTTCAGGAAGAAGAGAGGTTAAGGTATCGGTTAATGCTCTTTCTGCCTGTTTTTCTATAAGCTCTCTTTTTACTTGGCGTTCAATGGCAGAATCTGAGGTTAGTTCATAAGCGATGGCACCCACAAATGCAGCAGGATTTTGCAGATTTCTTGCCTGGATAAATAAAGGTTGCCAGCCTTGGGGAGGTCTTTCAAAGATGGCATTAAGTATAGATGTCTTTCCATAACATCTGGGAGCACGCAAAGAGACATTTTTTTCTTTAATCAAGTTCTCTATCTTTTGGAGCAATCCTTCCCTTCCCACCAATTCATCAAAAGGAGGAAGGGTTCTTATTCGCACCGGGAACCTGGGAATTTTACCCTTTGTAAAAAGCCAAGTAAGGTGTCTCCTAAATCTTTTCTCATTAAAGCTTCCTTCAAGATAGATGTATTCTGAAATGTCTTTTACCTCCAAAGCTTCTTTACTTGTAGCTGGTGTTTGGATAAAGTTTAGCAAATTTTCTCGGGCAAATTTCAAAGCAGTGCTATGGAGTAGAAAATAAAGGTCTAAAACCCTTGTTTCATCTACCTTTCTTTCATTTATAAGCCCAAGGGAAAAATTCTTCTCCCCTGAGAATTCAAAGAGATATTTATAGAGCTTCATCATCTGCCTCCTTTTTGGTAGATTTTCCAGGTTTTATCTGCAAATTCATCAGCAATCATCAGTAGCCCGCTTAAGATATGAAAGCGGTCTTTGATATGTTGAATCTTTGGGGTATTTATCTTTCTTCTTATCTTTTCATAGATTAAATGTTGTTTAATATCCCATGCCTCCTGCAAAAAGGTCATAATCTGAATCTCAAGATAATATATTTTTCCATCTCTCTCCATCTGAAAGTATTCATGAATGGCACGGTGAGCCCCTTTTTCAAAACTTCTGCCTGCCTCTATTCTTTTATCCCTTCTTTTTTCACTACAGTAAGTAATTTTTGAATTAGTAGTTGCCTTGACAAATTCAGTGGTTAGGTTTTTATCAATCTCATCCATATCACTCTGATAATTACATAGAATACGACAGCGGACAATATCGTCAATCTTTAACATATAATCTTCTATAAATTCCCTTAAATTTTTTGAGTTATATCCTCTTAGGAAAGGGATTTTTTGTTTATCAATAGTTCTTGTGATTTTATCAATAATAGAAGTAGCTGATTTAATTCTATTTTTGTTTTCAATATCCATACGATAGGCTTCTCGGTTATCATTATTAAAGATGTTAGAATTTTCTTCAGCGACAAAGGGATAGAGATATTCGTTTACAAAAACCTGGTAAAAGGTCTCCCATGATGACCTCAATTCAGTGATAGTTTCAACCCAGAGATGGGGTTGAAAAAAATGAGAAGGCAAGTTATCACCTACCTTTTTCTTTAAATCCTCTATCATTTCTTCAATTAAGGATGTTTCATTTAGCATCTTTGGCCTTTTTCATTTATAATTATATCACCTACTAAAGATTTTGTCAACAAAATTATTTGCCAACAAAATTGTTGGCCAACAAAATTGTTGGGAATATTCCACAGAGAATAAAAAGTTTAGGAGTTTAAAGGAATAGGGTATAGGAAAACCTTGACCTTACAGCCTTGAGCCAATCAAGGAAGATTGTGCTTTGGTTTCTAATAAGCGGTAGTGCATTGCTTTGGCTTTTTAGTAGGCAGATTGGGCATAGGATTTTGCAAGGTTTCCCTGGACAAGAAAATATGGGATGTTTTTGTGATTGACAAGAATGGGGCTTTTTTGGTAAAATACTTTTTAAAGGGTTGAGTCGGCCTTTTTCTTAAAGGGGATTTTTCCTCTCACCGTCCAGTGAGAAGAAGGCTGTTATCTCTGGAGAACAGGGGTAGCAGTCATTTATCGGATTTACTGGACGGTGGCCGATATTGATTTGTTGCCCCTTTTTGTTATGGGGCAGGAGGTATGTGATGTCAAAGATAACAGACCTTTTAGACTTTGTGGGAAAGAATAACCGAAGAAACATTATCTTCAGCCTCTGTTTTTCTCTGATAATAGTGCTTCTTTTTTTGGGCATACCATTTATAGCAATAGTTTATAAGAAGGTAGATAACCTTATATTTTTCCTCTGCTTAGTAGCAATAAGCATAATAATGCTATCAGCCATTATCAATCTCTTTGTCTGGATTGCTATTGAAAGACAAGGGGAAAAGATAACAAACCAGATGGAAGAACAGAAGGATGAGATAGAGAGATTAAAGGAAAATCTCTCTTTCCTAAATGGTTAGTTGAGAAGCTTTGTTCAAAGCAGGTTGGTAGCCGCAGGCTGCTCTTTCTTTGGCGAGTTCAAGATGTTCCTTTGCTTTTGCAGAATCTTTTGTAGATAAGTAAAATTCTGCTAAGAAAATATGGATATCTGCCTGGTTTAGGCGATATTGGCATCTTGTGGCAATATCTAATGCCTCTTTTGCCAGCTTCTCTGCCTCTTCTTTGTGTCCTTGGGCAAACCGCAGCTTTGCTATGGCTAAAAGGATGTCGGGTTCTAAATCTACCAAGTTTATCCTTCTATCACGGATTATAGCCTCATTTAGATGTGATTCTGCTTTGTTTAAATCTCCTTTTGCCAAGAAGGCTGCACCAATGAGCCATTCAGCCCGGATTCTATCCCTTTCATTTTGACGGCTGAAGGCAATATCATAAGCCCTCTGAGCCGCTCTGAGTGCGCTATCTGCATCTTCCATAAGTAGGGCACGAAGGCTACGGTAGACCCAGATAATACCTTGAGGTTGAACTGCCTTTTCTTTAATGAACAATTCTAAGCCTTTTGATAGTTCCTTCTCTGATTCTGAAAAATTACCCTGATAGGCAAACAATAAACCAAGCTCTTGATGACCCACAGCTTCCCTAAATTTATCCTTTTATAAAGATATGATTGGGTAGGAGTAAGATTTACTGAAAGTCCTCGTCCCTCTTTTGATTTCTCAGCTTCATCATGATGTCTGAGACACAATACGATCAGATTGGATTCATCGTTATTCTCTTTATTGCCATTAATATGGTGTATCTGCACACCCGACTTACCACATATAACACAGGCGTGGTGTGCCTCAACTAAGAGTTTATCTTTTAGATTTGCCAGAATACCCATAGCCATCAACCTCAAGAAGAACTAACAAAAATCTTCATATATATTTAGCCTTTAGTCATTAGCCTTTAATTTGTAAATTTTTTCTCCTTTAAAATAAACACATACCATAATCCTGGTAATTTGTCCACAATTTTTAGGATTTCTTCGTTTTTTATTGAGGCACTTTGTAATCTGCATCCCATTATGTTGCCAAATTACCATTATACGATGAGAGAATCCTTCTCAAATAGGAATACACCTTCTTCTTTGGCTATATCCAACATAGCCTGAGTAAAACCTGTCTTACTAAAGAGACAGAAATATTTCTTCTTTGGCCTTCTCTTAGAGATTACCTTTTGTGCCTTCTGTTTTAAATCCTTATAGATATTTGTCCCTACTGGCCTGTTAGACCATTTTACTTCACCAAATAGTATCTTATTCTGCTCCTGATTTACAGCCACAATATCGATCTCTTCACCCTTTTCCCACCAGCGTCCATATCGGGTAAAATAGATTGGCAGCTTTCTTTTACTTACTGCCTCCTTGAGTGTCTCAAGCGAAATCTTCTCATAATTTCTTGATAATATCTCTCCTATCCCTCTTTTGACCATCTTTAAGACTTCTTTCTTCTTCCCCTCTTCAAGTAGGTCTCTATTACGAAA is a window of bacterium DNA encoding:
- a CDS encoding ATP-binding protein, coding for MMKLYKYLFEFSGEKNFSLGLINERKVDETRVLDLYFLLHSTALKFARENLLNFIQTPATSKEALEVKDISEYIYLEGSFNEKRFRRHLTWLFTKGKIPRFPVRIRTLPPFDELVGREGLLQKIENLIKEKNVSLRAPRCYGKTSILNAIFERPPQGWQPLFIQARNLQNPAAFVGAIAYELTSDSAIERQVKRELIEKQAERALTDTLTSLLPEDKHHLLLVDEFAEFLRNLKENKALKDFDNGFCNFFNLPKIRFIIASSEAEDRISGNKGLKILSNFEKVNVPLLKDDEAGLLLEELAYNSGIIPKKGEIERIKNLLKTFIPYFIHIFVSVWNEGNKEISPEEVYERLLGKEGWNLLRDFQELPKRYPPKLISSSYSLLSEMAIREQGIEKGEAKAIFKEKAGADISDFEEMIQRLIDDLLIEEQKERYYFKASLLKEFWRRFPT
- a CDS encoding tetratricopeptide repeat protein — its product is MGHQELGLLFAYQGNFSESEKELSKGLELFIKEKAVQPQGIIWVYRSLRALLMEDADSALRAAQRAYDIAFSRQNERDRIRAEWLIGAAFLAKGDLNKAESHLNEAIIRDRRINLVDLEPDILLAIAKLRFAQGHKEEAEKLAKEALDIATRCQYRLNQADIHIFLAEFYLSTKDSAKAKEHLELAKERAACGYQPALNKASQLTI